Proteins from a single region of Runella sp. SP2:
- the soxC gene encoding sulfite dehydrogenase, producing MKNKLIEIGQIAPKFSRRKLLGGAATAAVAIVQTAQGKNLQQAITVGDLPDDPTKVVGTLAGEVGTRSSFEKLVKKPSDISSRSPLQDFYGMITPSDLHFERHHAGVPVIDPNKHELLIHGLVEKPLIFKLSDLKRFPSVSRIAFLECSGNYRTGKETLSPQEICGLTSQSEWTGVKLSTLFREVGVKPNASWFLAEGGDAAVMTRSIPVKKGWDDAIIAYAQNGEALRPEQGYPVRLFLPGWEGNTSVKWLRRLELSDAPFMTREETSKYTESVNGKIRQFSFDIDARSIITYPSYPQRIEKGWVEIRGLAWSGRGKVVQVEVSTNAGKSWQLARLQEPILDKAHVQFRYLWEWKGESTEIMSRVTDETGYVQPTYQQLIAARGADGGYHFNPIASWQIKPDGAVLHKPEK from the coding sequence ATGAAAAACAAACTCATTGAGATTGGGCAGATTGCCCCCAAATTTAGCCGACGAAAATTATTAGGTGGTGCCGCTACCGCCGCCGTGGCCATCGTACAAACGGCCCAAGGCAAAAACCTCCAACAAGCCATTACAGTCGGCGATTTGCCCGACGACCCCACCAAAGTAGTAGGTACGCTGGCGGGCGAAGTAGGCACACGCTCTTCGTTTGAAAAATTGGTTAAAAAGCCTTCCGATATTTCGTCGCGCTCTCCTTTGCAAGATTTTTACGGAATGATTACGCCTTCCGATTTGCACTTTGAGCGCCACCACGCGGGTGTGCCTGTCATTGACCCCAACAAACACGAATTACTGATTCACGGATTGGTCGAAAAACCGTTGATTTTTAAACTGTCTGACTTAAAACGTTTTCCTTCGGTATCCCGTATTGCTTTTTTGGAATGTTCGGGTAATTACCGCACGGGCAAAGAAACGCTCTCGCCACAAGAAATTTGTGGGCTCACCAGTCAAAGTGAGTGGACGGGGGTCAAACTTTCGACGCTTTTTCGGGAAGTAGGCGTCAAGCCCAACGCATCGTGGTTTTTGGCCGAAGGAGGCGATGCTGCCGTGATGACACGCAGTATTCCCGTCAAAAAAGGCTGGGACGACGCCATCATTGCCTACGCCCAAAACGGCGAAGCTTTACGTCCCGAACAAGGCTACCCCGTTCGGTTATTTTTGCCTGGTTGGGAAGGAAACACCAGCGTGAAGTGGCTACGTCGCCTCGAACTGTCGGACGCGCCTTTTATGACCCGCGAAGAAACGTCCAAATATACCGAAAGTGTCAACGGAAAAATCCGACAATTTAGCTTTGACATTGATGCGCGTTCCATTATTACGTACCCTTCCTATCCCCAACGCATCGAAAAAGGCTGGGTCGAAATCAGGGGTTTGGCGTGGAGTGGGCGCGGCAAAGTAGTCCAAGTGGAGGTCAGCACCAACGCTGGAAAATCGTGGCAACTGGCCCGACTGCAAGAACCGATTTTGGACAAAGCCCACGTGCAGTTTCGGTACTTGTGGGAATGGAAAGGAGAGTCCACCGAAATTATGAGTCGCGTAACGGACGAAACGGGTTACGTTCAGCCCACTTACCAGCAGCTCATTGCCGCCCGAGGGGCGGACGGAGGCTACCATTTTAACCCTATTGCGTCGTGGCAAATCAAACCCGACGGTGCTGTCCTGCATAAACCAGAAAAATAA